A genomic segment from Yimella sp. cx-51 encodes:
- the ftsY gene encoding signal recognition particle-docking protein FtsY: MDQIWEFLVVITVVVLGALGFALAFLRGRGGKTKELPPQTPPPAAKDAPQRGANTYRPSSTATIDTSKGAAPPTAPPADMDERDEAPVVSPTAPAVENKGSTAVQEPPAEPVIVEPLEPALEQPESARGRMTRLRSRLAASNNSMGKGLLGILSSGTLDETVWEEVEDTLLGADLGVEATTELVDNLKKRVKVEGSATPEQLETWLHEELLALVNPDMDRRIAASRQGDRPAVVMVVGVNGTGKTTTVGKLARVLVAEDKEVLLGAADTFRAAAADQLETWGARVGVATVRSDKEGADPAAVAFDAVKAGMEEEADVVLIDTAGRLHNKVGLMDELAKVKRVIEKQSPIDECLLVLDATTGQNGMRQAEVFAQAVNITGVVLTKLDGTAKGGIVVLVQRELGVPVKLVGLGEGADDLAPFDAKAFVDAVLD, encoded by the coding sequence GTGGATCAGATCTGGGAATTCCTAGTCGTCATCACCGTCGTCGTCCTCGGCGCCCTCGGGTTCGCGCTCGCGTTCCTGCGCGGCCGCGGGGGCAAGACCAAGGAACTGCCGCCGCAGACACCGCCGCCGGCCGCCAAGGACGCGCCGCAACGCGGTGCCAACACCTACAGGCCGAGCAGCACGGCGACGATCGACACCAGCAAGGGTGCCGCGCCGCCCACTGCTCCGCCGGCCGACATGGACGAACGCGACGAGGCACCTGTCGTGTCTCCCACGGCGCCTGCGGTCGAGAACAAGGGCAGCACCGCCGTCCAGGAGCCGCCCGCCGAGCCGGTGATCGTCGAACCGCTGGAGCCTGCGCTCGAACAGCCGGAGTCGGCTCGCGGCCGGATGACCCGACTGCGTTCGCGGCTCGCGGCGTCCAACAACTCCATGGGCAAGGGACTGCTGGGAATCCTGTCGTCCGGCACGCTCGATGAGACGGTCTGGGAAGAAGTCGAGGACACCCTCCTTGGCGCTGACCTCGGCGTCGAGGCCACCACCGAACTGGTCGACAACCTCAAGAAGCGGGTCAAGGTCGAGGGCTCCGCGACGCCGGAGCAACTCGAGACGTGGCTGCACGAAGAACTCCTCGCCCTGGTCAACCCCGACATGGACCGTCGCATCGCTGCCAGCCGCCAGGGCGACCGACCCGCCGTCGTGATGGTGGTCGGTGTCAACGGCACCGGCAAGACCACCACGGTCGGCAAGCTAGCCCGAGTGCTGGTGGCCGAAGACAAGGAAGTGCTTCTCGGAGCCGCCGACACCTTCCGCGCCGCCGCCGCCGACCAACTCGAGACGTGGGGAGCACGCGTCGGCGTTGCTACCGTGCGCTCCGACAAGGAAGGCGCTGACCCTGCCGCCGTTGCGTTCGATGCGGTGAAGGCAGGCATGGAGGAAGAAGCCGACGTCGTCCTGATCGACACCGCCGGCCGTCTGCACAACAAGGTCGGCCTGATGGACGAGCTGGCGAAGGTCAAGCGAGTCATCGAGAAGCAGAGCCCCATCGACGAGTGTCTACTCGTGCTCGATGCGACGACCGGCCAGAACGGCATGCGCCAGGCAGAAGTCTTCGCCCAGGCCGTCAACATCACCGGAGTTGTTCTCACCAAGCTCGACGGCACCGCCAAGGGCGGAATCGTCGTGCTTGTCCAGCGCGAACTCGGTGTGCCGGTGAAGCTCGTCGGCCTCGGCGAAGGTGCCGACGACCTCGCACCCTTCGACGCCAAGGCCTTTGTGGACGCCGTCCTCGACTGA